A single window of Gehongia tenuis DNA harbors:
- the larE gene encoding ATP-dependent sacrificial sulfur transferase LarE codes for MEAWDKHGKLITYLRELGDAAVAFSGGVDSTYLLAACKEALGEKTLALSAVTPLQPAWERRDACELAGRLGVKHQRVDLDVLDRDAVASNPADRCYHCKKAIFSRLWEEARKAGFSHLLDGGNVDDLSDYRPGRQAVRELAVFSPLEAVGMSKEEIRANSKRLNLPTWDRPAFACLASRIPYGTALTRENLEQVERAEAYFFKKGFSNVRVRHHGTIARIEVDPGDRRRFFNEQFLDETGAYLKSLGFKYGALDLLGYRMGSLNSALAKEERS; via the coding sequence TTGGAAGCATGGGATAAACATGGGAAATTGATCACCTATTTGAGAGAATTGGGCGATGCGGCGGTAGCCTTCTCCGGCGGGGTGGACAGCACCTATCTTCTTGCGGCCTGCAAGGAAGCGCTGGGGGAGAAGACGCTGGCGCTGAGCGCGGTGACGCCGCTGCAGCCTGCATGGGAGCGGCGGGATGCCTGCGAACTGGCCGGACGCTTGGGCGTAAAGCACCAAAGAGTGGATTTGGACGTGCTGGATAGGGACGCGGTCGCATCCAATCCAGCGGACCGCTGCTATCACTGCAAGAAGGCCATCTTCTCCCGCCTGTGGGAGGAGGCCCGGAAGGCGGGCTTTTCCCATCTTTTGGACGGCGGTAATGTGGACGATTTGTCCGATTACCGGCCGGGCAGACAAGCCGTGCGGGAGCTGGCGGTGTTTAGTCCTCTTGAAGCCGTGGGCATGTCCAAAGAGGAGATCCGGGCAAACTCGAAACGGCTGAATCTTCCAACCTGGGACAGGCCTGCTTTTGCCTGCCTCGCTTCCCGCATTCCCTATGGAACAGCGCTGACAAGGGAGAACCTGGAGCAGGTGGAGAGAGCGGAAGCCTACTTTTTCAAGAAGGGCTTTTCCAATGTACGGGTGCGCCATCACGGCACCATTGCCCGCATCGAGGTGGACCCGGGGGATCGCAGACGTTTCTTCAATGAGCAGTTCCTTGACGAAACGGGCGCTTACCTTAAAAGCCTTGGATTTAAATATGGAGCACTGGACCTATTGGGTTACCGCATGGGCAGCCTCAATAGCGCTTTGGCAAAGGAGGAACGTTCATGA
- the larB gene encoding nickel pincer cofactor biosynthesis protein LarB: MTEQELKKFLKDYQEGHVSLDQAVKRIRNMPYEDLGFAKIDHHRGLRVGFPEVIYCAGKTVEQCAAIASHMVAGGTDNILMTRASREVYDAVAALYPWAHYHEAARICHVLKGKIAESERPIAVVAAGTSDLPVAEEAAVTAWAMGQKVERIYDVGVAGLHRLLAQMPKLREAKCLVVVAGMEGALPSVVAGLVEAPVIAVPTSVGYGANFGGLSALLTMINSCASGISVVNIDNGFGGGYQAALIGRMAEPK, encoded by the coding sequence ATGACGGAACAGGAGCTTAAGAAATTTCTGAAGGACTATCAGGAGGGCCATGTGAGCCTGGACCAGGCGGTGAAACGAATCAGGAACATGCCCTATGAGGATTTGGGCTTTGCCAAGATCGATCACCACCGAGGCCTTCGGGTAGGCTTTCCCGAAGTGATCTACTGCGCGGGCAAGACGGTGGAGCAGTGTGCGGCCATCGCTTCTCATATGGTGGCCGGAGGAACGGACAATATTTTGATGACCCGCGCTTCCCGGGAAGTCTATGACGCGGTGGCTGCTTTGTATCCCTGGGCCCATTATCATGAAGCCGCACGCATCTGTCATGTGCTGAAGGGCAAGATCGCGGAATCAGAGCGACCTATTGCCGTGGTGGCGGCGGGCACCAGCGATCTTCCCGTGGCCGAGGAGGCGGCGGTGACGGCCTGGGCGATGGGTCAGAAGGTGGAACGGATTTACGACGTGGGTGTAGCGGGTCTGCACCGTCTGCTGGCCCAAATGCCTAAGCTTCGGGAGGCCAAGTGCCTGGTGGTGGTGGCCGGCATGGAGGGAGCGCTCCCCTCGGTGGTTGCGGGCCTGGTGGAGGCGCCGGTAATCGCCGTGCCCACCAGTGTGGGCTATGGCGCAAATTTCGGCGGGCTTTCCGCCCTGCTTACGATGATCAACAGCTGTGCTTCGGGCATCAGTGTGGTCAACATCGACAACGGCTTTGGAGGCGGCTATCAGGCGGCTCTCATAGGACGAATGGCGGAACCCAAATAA
- a CDS encoding HU family DNA-binding protein codes for MNKAELVVAVAEKAGMSKKDAEKAVSSFVSVVTEALAKQEKVSLVGFGTFEVRERAERKGRNPATKEEIIIPASKSPVFKAGKVLKDSVQ; via the coding sequence ATGAACAAAGCTGAACTGGTTGTGGCCGTCGCTGAGAAGGCCGGTATGTCCAAAAAGGATGCTGAAAAGGCTGTTAGCTCTTTTGTTTCTGTTGTAACCGAAGCGCTGGCCAAGCAGGAAAAAGTATCCCTGGTGGGTTTTGGTACCTTCGAAGTGCGTGAGCGTGCCGAGCGCAAGGGCCGTAACCCCGCTACCAAGGAAGAGATCATCATCCCTGCTTCCAAGTCTCCCGTTTTCAAGGCAGGCAAGGTGCTGAAGGATTCCGTACAATAA
- a CDS encoding NCS2 family permease, giving the protein MEKLFRLKENNTTVRKEILAGVTIFFAMAYIIFVNPSMLEATGMSASSVMVATCIGAAIGCFLTAFMANLPFAQAPGMGLNAFFTYTVCLGMGYTWQQALTLVLISGALFFVLSVSPFRKALIRSIPMVLKNAIGAGIGLFIAYVGLKNAGIIAFSGADAASATPGLGNITAGGPLLAVIGLLITGVLMAFKVKGAIFIGIVASTIIGIPLGVTVFPDSLTMTDISLAPTFFQFDFGGLMSQGLLALITVIISFTVVDMFDTVGTLIGTANRNGMLDKDGNLPRGDRALIADAIATMAGACLGTSTVTTFVESSTGISEGGRTGLTSVIVGVLFLVAILLAPIAGIIPSAATAPALIIVGVLMLAVVKNIDWHNFEDAFPAFMTIAIMPLAYSIAEGIGFGFISYTVVKMCRGKFKEIPVLMYILSAIFILRYILINV; this is encoded by the coding sequence GTGGAAAAATTGTTTCGACTCAAAGAAAACAACACCACGGTACGCAAAGAGATCTTGGCCGGCGTCACGATCTTCTTTGCAATGGCGTACATCATCTTCGTCAACCCCAGTATGCTTGAAGCCACGGGTATGAGTGCTTCGTCTGTCATGGTGGCGACCTGTATCGGCGCTGCCATCGGCTGTTTCCTGACGGCATTCATGGCCAACCTTCCCTTCGCACAGGCGCCTGGCATGGGCCTCAACGCGTTCTTTACGTATACGGTGTGCCTGGGTATGGGCTATACCTGGCAGCAGGCGTTGACGCTGGTGCTCATTTCCGGCGCATTGTTCTTCGTTCTGAGCGTAAGCCCCTTCCGCAAGGCTTTGATCCGTTCCATCCCCATGGTTTTGAAGAACGCGATTGGCGCCGGTATTGGACTATTTATCGCATATGTCGGTCTTAAAAACGCGGGCATCATCGCCTTTAGCGGTGCGGATGCCGCCAGCGCCACGCCCGGTCTTGGCAACATCACCGCCGGCGGACCCCTGCTTGCGGTGATCGGCCTTCTGATCACCGGCGTCTTGATGGCCTTTAAGGTGAAGGGTGCCATCTTCATTGGCATCGTTGCATCCACTATCATTGGTATTCCTCTTGGGGTTACGGTTTTCCCGGATTCTTTGACGATGACGGATATTTCGCTGGCCCCCACCTTCTTCCAGTTTGATTTCGGCGGCCTGATGAGCCAAGGTCTGCTCGCGCTGATCACGGTCATTATCTCCTTCACGGTTGTGGATATGTTTGATACGGTGGGCACGCTCATCGGCACCGCCAACCGCAACGGTATGCTGGATAAGGACGGCAACCTGCCCCGCGGTGACCGTGCGCTTATCGCTGACGCCATCGCCACCATGGCCGGCGCCTGCCTGGGCACCTCCACGGTGACCACCTTTGTGGAATCCTCCACCGGCATCAGTGAAGGCGGCCGCACGGGCCTTACTTCCGTAATCGTGGGTGTGCTGTTCCTGGTAGCCATTTTGCTGGCTCCCATCGCGGGCATCATTCCTTCCGCCGCCACCGCTCCCGCCCTCATCATCGTGGGTGTGCTGATGCTGGCTGTAGTGAAGAACATTGACTGGCACAATTTTGAGGATGCATTCCCGGCCTTCATGACCATCGCGATCATGCCTTTGGCCTACTCCATCGCCGAAGGTATCGGCTTTGGTTTCATCTCCTACACCGTGGTGAAGATGTGCCGCGGCAAGTTCAAGGAGATTCCCGTGCTGATGTATATCCTCTCAGCAATCTTTATCCTGCGGTATATTTTGATCAATGTGTAA
- the larC gene encoding nickel pincer cofactor biosynthesis protein LarC produces the protein MRTLYMDCYSGISGDMTLGALLDLGADQAEFLKRLSQLGLEDEYRITIRKDVKMGITGTKVRVDLLDGQVNGGVDVDIAKHDEEHHHGHAHSHEHEHEHAHEHGGHHHHQHRGLSDILRILENSGLPGPVKVHASAIFLRLAHAEAHVHGTTPEEVHFHEVGAVDALVDIVGSAILMDMLGIERVISGPVNVGSGTVKCAHGIMPVPAPATAELLIGVPTYAGGRGERTTPTGAAILTHYCGKFESMPVMQVKAFGYGIGHKDFEVANCLRVALAEETEEVPGRTVAVLEANLDDMTGEMFGFLMDRLMEEGALDVTFQQVMMKKNRPGVLVSVVCEPGQRIYLTKILMEESTTLGVRSSIWEREVAPRSFKELDTPWGMVRAKLAKDGFTLEYEDLKRIAQEKNLPLPEIYRRLYAYGEKTLGKDEHSL, from the coding sequence GTGAGAACACTATATATGGATTGCTACTCCGGGATCAGCGGGGATATGACCTTGGGCGCACTGCTGGACCTGGGCGCGGATCAGGCTGAGTTCTTAAAGCGGCTTTCCCAGCTGGGGCTGGAGGACGAATACCGCATCACCATCCGCAAGGATGTGAAGATGGGCATTACCGGCACCAAGGTGCGGGTGGATCTTCTGGACGGCCAGGTGAACGGCGGTGTGGACGTGGATATTGCAAAACATGATGAAGAACACCACCATGGGCATGCGCACAGCCATGAACACGAGCACGAGCATGCTCATGAGCATGGAGGCCATCATCACCATCAGCATCGCGGCCTAAGCGATATCCTGCGGATTCTTGAGAACAGCGGTCTGCCCGGACCGGTAAAGGTTCACGCTTCCGCGATCTTTCTTAGACTTGCGCACGCCGAAGCGCATGTCCATGGAACCACGCCCGAGGAGGTGCATTTCCATGAGGTGGGTGCGGTGGACGCCCTGGTGGACATTGTGGGCAGCGCTATTTTAATGGATATGCTTGGCATTGAGCGTGTGATCTCGGGACCGGTCAATGTGGGCAGCGGTACCGTGAAGTGCGCCCATGGCATCATGCCTGTTCCGGCGCCGGCCACGGCGGAGCTTCTTATCGGCGTGCCCACCTATGCCGGAGGCAGGGGTGAACGGACCACACCTACCGGCGCGGCCATCCTGACCCACTACTGTGGCAAGTTTGAATCCATGCCGGTGATGCAGGTGAAGGCCTTTGGATACGGTATCGGACACAAGGATTTTGAGGTGGCGAACTGCCTTCGGGTTGCCCTGGCGGAGGAGACAGAGGAGGTTCCCGGCCGCACGGTGGCCGTACTGGAAGCCAATTTGGACGATATGACCGGCGAAATGTTCGGCTTTTTGATGGACCGGCTGATGGAGGAGGGCGCCCTCGACGTGACCTTTCAGCAGGTCATGATGAAGAAGAACCGGCCTGGGGTACTGGTCTCGGTGGTTTGTGAGCCCGGGCAAAGGATTTATCTGACAAAAATTTTGATGGAGGAGAGCACCACTCTGGGCGTGCGTAGTTCCATATGGGAACGGGAGGTGGCTCCCCGAAGTTTCAAGGAATTGGATACGCCCTGGGGTATGGTCCGGGCCAAGCTGGCCAAGGACGGATTCACTTTGGAATACGAGGACCTTAAACGCATCGCGCAGGAGAAAAATCTGCCTTTGCCGGAAATTTACCGCAGGCTCTACGCTTATGGAGAAAAAACGCTGGGTAAAGACGAACATTCATTGTAG
- the purN gene encoding phosphoribosylglycinamide formyltransferase, whose amino-acid sequence MKRIAVMVSGGGTNLQTLIDGCEKGEIPGEIVGVISSSRRAYALERAKKHGIAGEAIPKADFASMAECQAARHEALTRLKPDLIVLAGYLGIVPGVTVAQYPNAIINTHPALIPSFCGKGFYGLKVHQSVLDYGCKVSGCTIHFVDTGTDTGPIIFQGVVPVADEDTAESLQERVMGVEHRLLPRAVRLFCEDRLHVEGRKVTVLPKEEHHG is encoded by the coding sequence ATGAAACGAATTGCGGTGATGGTCTCCGGCGGCGGAACCAATCTGCAGACGTTGATCGATGGCTGTGAGAAAGGAGAAATCCCCGGCGAGATCGTGGGCGTCATTTCTTCAAGCCGCAGGGCCTACGCGCTGGAACGGGCGAAAAAGCACGGCATAGCGGGGGAGGCCATTCCCAAAGCGGACTTTGCGTCGATGGCGGAATGTCAGGCTGCCCGTCACGAGGCGCTGACCCGGCTGAAGCCCGATCTTATTGTGCTGGCGGGCTATCTTGGGATCGTGCCGGGGGTTACGGTGGCCCAATATCCGAACGCCATCATCAATACCCATCCCGCACTCATTCCCAGCTTCTGCGGAAAAGGGTTTTACGGCCTGAAGGTGCATCAGTCGGTACTGGATTACGGCTGCAAGGTGTCGGGATGCACCATCCACTTTGTGGATACGGGCACCGATACGGGCCCCATTATCTTCCAGGGCGTGGTGCCCGTGGCGGATGAAGACACTGCGGAAAGCCTGCAGGAGCGTGTTATGGGCGTGGAACACCGCCTGCTGCCCAGGGCAGTCAGACTGTTTTGTGAGGACCGGCTCCATGTGGAGGGCCGGAAAGTGACGGTATTACCAAAGGAGGAACATCATGGTTAA
- the purM gene encoding phosphoribosylformylglycinamidine cyclo-ligase, whose translation MITYKDAGVDVHAGYEAVRLMKEHVKKTLNDNVLTDLGGFGGIYRLDGLGSEPALVAGTDGVGTKLKLAFVMDKHDTVGIDCVAMCVNDVACQGARPLFFLDYLATGKLEPAKAADIVKGVAEGCREAHCALIGGETAEMPGFYPEGEYDLAGFAVGLVDVPRAVTGKNIREGDVLVGIASTGVHSNGFSLVRKLMMKEDKDLFKKVDELGCTVGEALLTPTRIYVDAVTAMMAAAEVKGLAHITGGGFIENIPRMIPQGLSPRIKKGSWDILPIFDVLKKAGDLTDDVLYNTFNMGIGMVAAVAPRDVDGICEALSELNLKNYIIGDVVCGDGEVIWA comes from the coding sequence ATGATAACCTATAAGGACGCGGGCGTGGACGTCCACGCGGGATACGAAGCGGTTCGGCTCATGAAGGAGCATGTGAAAAAAACGCTGAATGACAATGTGCTCACCGATCTTGGCGGCTTTGGCGGCATCTATCGCCTGGACGGACTCGGATCGGAACCGGCGCTGGTTGCGGGCACCGACGGTGTGGGAACCAAGCTGAAGCTGGCTTTCGTGATGGATAAGCATGACACGGTGGGCATCGACTGTGTGGCCATGTGCGTGAACGATGTGGCCTGCCAGGGTGCGAGGCCGCTGTTTTTCCTCGATTATTTAGCTACGGGCAAACTGGAGCCTGCCAAGGCGGCAGACATCGTGAAGGGCGTGGCGGAAGGCTGCCGCGAAGCCCATTGTGCCCTCATCGGCGGGGAGACGGCGGAAATGCCCGGCTTCTACCCCGAAGGTGAATACGATCTTGCCGGATTTGCAGTGGGTCTAGTGGATGTGCCCCGCGCCGTCACCGGCAAAAATATCCGGGAAGGGGACGTGCTCGTCGGCATCGCATCCACGGGCGTCCATTCCAACGGTTTTTCCCTGGTGCGAAAGCTCATGATGAAGGAGGATAAGGACCTCTTTAAAAAAGTGGATGAGCTGGGCTGCACCGTAGGGGAGGCGCTGCTCACGCCCACCCGCATCTATGTGGACGCTGTGACCGCCATGATGGCTGCGGCGGAGGTGAAGGGTCTCGCCCATATCACCGGCGGCGGTTTTATTGAAAATATTCCCCGGATGATTCCGCAGGGCTTGTCGCCTCGGATCAAAAAGGGCAGCTGGGATATTCTGCCCATCTTCGATGTGCTCAAAAAGGCCGGGGATCTGACGGACGATGTGCTGTACAATACCTTCAACATGGGTATCGGTATGGTTGCCGCGGTGGCGCCCCGGGATGTGGACGGCATCTGCGAGGCGCTCAGCGAACTGAATCTCAAAAATTATATCATCGGCGATGTGGTTTGCGGTGATGGAGAAGTAATATGGGCATGA
- the ispD gene encoding 2-C-methyl-D-erythritol 4-phosphate cytidylyltransferase: MIFNEAIASDSARNAEAHGPQGHGAFCRDYEREIWALVVAAGRGERMGAPVNKVFLGVAGVPVLVRTLLAFERHPGIHGIALVYGPGEAEICQRFLREFGISKVEIMAEGGATRQQSVARGLGIMPRVRGVLVHDGARCMVTPEVISRCIDGVADHGSAVAAVPVKDTVKMVADGQVTETLDRTALWAMQTPQAFRYSELAAAYERAEREGWQTTDDAAVMEKAGHRVRLCAGDENNFKLTTPEDLLRAEGLLGGARMRIGLGYDAHKLTEGRKLILGGVEVPHEWGLLGHSDADVLAHAVMDALLGAAKLGDIGKLFPDSDERYRGISSLKLMREVGELLRRAGYEIGNVDATIIAQRPKLAPYREAMEKNMAEALDVDENRISVKATTTEKMGFAGREEGIAAEAAALITGGKS; the protein is encoded by the coding sequence ATGATTTTTAACGAAGCTATAGCCTCTGACAGCGCCAGAAATGCTGAAGCCCATGGGCCTCAGGGACATGGGGCCTTTTGTCGGGATTATGAGCGGGAGATCTGGGCGCTGGTGGTAGCTGCAGGCCGGGGCGAACGCATGGGTGCGCCGGTCAACAAGGTTTTTTTGGGTGTTGCGGGAGTCCCGGTGCTGGTGCGCACCCTGCTGGCTTTTGAGAGACATCCGGGGATCCATGGTATCGCGTTAGTTTATGGGCCGGGAGAAGCGGAGATCTGTCAACGTTTTCTGCGTGAATTCGGTATCAGCAAGGTGGAGATTATGGCCGAAGGAGGCGCTACTCGCCAACAGTCGGTGGCACGCGGGCTTGGGATCATGCCGCGGGTGCGGGGTGTTCTGGTGCATGACGGCGCCCGGTGCATGGTAACTCCGGAGGTGATCAGCCGCTGTATTGACGGTGTGGCGGATCACGGATCCGCGGTGGCCGCAGTGCCCGTTAAAGACACGGTGAAAATGGTGGCCGACGGACAGGTGACGGAAACGCTGGACCGCACAGCTCTTTGGGCAATGCAGACGCCTCAGGCCTTCCGATACAGCGAGCTTGCTGCTGCTTATGAAAGAGCGGAGCGGGAGGGATGGCAGACCACTGATGATGCGGCCGTCATGGAAAAGGCAGGTCACAGGGTGCGCCTTTGTGCTGGAGATGAAAACAATTTTAAGCTGACCACGCCGGAGGACCTGCTCCGGGCGGAAGGCTTGCTGGGGGGGGCCAGAATGCGGATTGGTTTGGGTTATGATGCCCATAAGCTGACGGAAGGGCGGAAGCTTATTTTGGGTGGCGTGGAGGTTCCTCATGAGTGGGGCCTTTTGGGCCATTCCGATGCGGATGTCCTGGCTCATGCGGTGATGGATGCGCTGCTTGGCGCCGCCAAGCTTGGCGATATTGGCAAGCTTTTTCCTGATAGCGATGAACGGTATCGAGGCATATCCTCCCTTAAGCTGATGCGGGAAGTGGGTGAGCTGCTTCGGAGGGCTGGATATGAGATTGGCAATGTGGACGCGACCATCATTGCGCAACGGCCCAAACTTGCGCCCTATCGGGAGGCTATGGAAAAAAATATGGCGGAGGCCTTGGACGTGGACGAAAATCGCATCTCGGTCAAGGCTACCACCACGGAAAAAATGGGCTTTGCCGGCCGGGAGGAAGGCATCGCTGCGGAGGCTGCGGCCCTGATTACGGGAGGAAAAAGCTGA
- the radA gene encoding DNA repair protein RadA: protein MAKAKTVFVCNACGYETPRWMGKCPDCGAWNTLEEEVRAPEAPSGAGKRSPLPVNFTAPQRLSQVETGEQIRTSTGIGELDRVLGGGAVAGSLVLVGGDPGIGKSTLLLQVSHNLANQGKTVLYITGEESPRQVKLRAERLGADAEKIYVLPETDITVLEAAIASMKPDYVVADSIQTLYDPNLTSAPGSVSQVKAVTSFFLRIAKGEGITVFLVGHVTKEGAIAGPRVLEHMVDTVLYFEGERHQLYRILRSVKNRFGSTNEIGVFEMVDTGMVEVKNPSAMMLSRHTRGASGSAVFCALEGTRPMLVEVQALVAKTAFPAPRRTVNGVDYNRAMLLMAVLEKKLLYPLNSQDVYINVAGGMRLTEPAADLAILAAIASSLKDQPLPDDTVFLGEVGLTGEIRGVPNGDKRVMECRKMGYNRIYLPHHHASQKVEGVELFSVRHVAQAFATIFKK from the coding sequence ATGGCCAAGGCCAAGACCGTTTTTGTTTGCAATGCCTGCGGTTACGAGACGCCAAGGTGGATGGGCAAATGTCCGGACTGCGGCGCCTGGAATACGCTGGAAGAGGAGGTTCGGGCGCCGGAGGCACCATCCGGTGCGGGAAAGAGGAGTCCTCTGCCGGTCAATTTCACCGCGCCTCAGCGTCTCAGCCAGGTGGAAACAGGGGAACAGATCCGCACATCCACCGGGATTGGAGAACTGGACCGGGTGCTGGGCGGCGGTGCGGTGGCCGGCTCGCTGGTCCTAGTGGGCGGCGACCCCGGCATCGGCAAGTCCACGCTGCTGCTTCAGGTCTCCCATAATCTTGCCAATCAGGGCAAAACGGTGCTCTATATCACCGGCGAGGAATCACCCCGCCAGGTGAAGCTTCGGGCGGAACGGCTGGGCGCCGACGCCGAAAAGATCTATGTCCTCCCTGAGACGGACATCACCGTGCTGGAAGCGGCCATCGCCTCCATGAAACCCGACTATGTGGTGGCCGACTCCATTCAGACTCTGTACGACCCAAACCTCACCTCGGCACCGGGCAGTGTGTCCCAGGTGAAGGCGGTGACCTCCTTCTTCCTTCGGATTGCGAAGGGCGAGGGGATCACGGTGTTTTTGGTGGGCCATGTGACCAAGGAGGGTGCAATTGCCGGCCCCAGAGTCCTTGAGCATATGGTGGATACGGTGCTCTACTTTGAAGGCGAGCGGCACCAGCTCTACCGCATCCTGCGCAGCGTTAAGAACCGCTTTGGGTCCACCAATGAGATCGGCGTCTTTGAGATGGTAGATACGGGCATGGTGGAGGTCAAAAATCCCTCGGCCATGATGCTATCCCGTCATACCCGGGGGGCATCGGGTTCGGCGGTGTTCTGCGCACTGGAGGGCACACGGCCTATGCTGGTGGAGGTCCAGGCGCTGGTGGCAAAGACCGCGTTCCCCGCGCCCCGGCGGACGGTAAACGGCGTGGACTACAATCGTGCCATGCTGTTGATGGCGGTGCTGGAGAAAAAACTCCTCTATCCGCTCAACAGCCAGGATGTTTACATCAACGTGGCAGGCGGCATGCGGCTCACCGAGCCGGCGGCGGATCTCGCCATCCTGGCGGCCATCGCTTCCAGCCTCAAGGATCAGCCGCTGCCCGACGATACGGTGTTTTTGGGCGAAGTCGGCCTCACCGGCGAGATCCGGGGTGTGCCGAACGGGGACAAGCGGGTGATGGAATGCAGGAAGATGGGCTACAACCGTATTTATCTGCCCCATCATCACGCAAGCCAAAAGGTGGAGGGCGTGGAACTTTTCTCGGTACGCCATGTGGCCCAGGCCTTTGCCACAATCTTTAAAAAATAG
- a CDS encoding RNA-binding S4 domain-containing protein has translation MRLDKFLKVSRIIKRRTVANEACDAGKVSLNGRSAKASTAVKPGDILEITLGERTTRYEILQVIENAGKAQAADLYRVLS, from the coding sequence ATGCGGCTGGATAAATTTTTGAAGGTTTCTAGAATCATTAAGCGAAGAACCGTAGCGAACGAAGCTTGTGATGCAGGCAAGGTTTCGCTGAACGGTCGGTCCGCCAAGGCGTCGACCGCAGTCAAACCGGGTGATATTTTGGAGATTACCCTGGGAGAGCGCACCACCCGCTATGAAATTTTGCAGGTGATAGAAAACGCTGGCAAGGCCCAGGCCGCCGATCTTTATCGGGTGCTGTCATGA
- the purE gene encoding 5-(carboxyamino)imidazole ribonucleotide mutase, with translation MSKIAVVMGSQSDLTTLEGMIRLLKKFELDFEVKVLSAHRTPDEAAAYAKSARENGIDVIIAAAGKAAHLPGVLAAHTTLPVIGIPVKASVLDGMDALFSIVQMPTGIPVATVGINGAENAALLAIEMLAIRDEKLAGKLAEHRASMKKAMVTAQESVDRRISEL, from the coding sequence ATGTCCAAAATTGCTGTGGTTATGGGTTCGCAAAGTGACCTGACAACGCTGGAAGGCATGATTCGGCTGCTGAAAAAGTTTGAGCTCGATTTTGAGGTGAAGGTGCTTTCGGCCCACCGCACGCCCGATGAGGCGGCGGCCTATGCCAAGAGTGCTCGGGAGAATGGAATCGACGTGATCATTGCGGCCGCCGGCAAGGCTGCCCATCTGCCCGGCGTTCTGGCCGCCCACACCACGCTGCCCGTCATTGGTATTCCCGTCAAGGCGTCGGTACTGGACGGCATGGATGCACTTTTTTCCATCGTGCAGATGCCGACCGGAATTCCCGTTGCGACGGTGGGTATCAACGGTGCGGAGAACGCGGCGCTTTTGGCCATTGAAATGTTGGCCATCCGGGATGAAAAATTGGCGGGCAAACTGGCCGAGCATCGGGCCTCCATGAAAAAGGCCATGGTCACGGCGCAGGAGTCTGTGGACCGCCGCATCAGCGAACTGTAA